One part of the Vicia villosa cultivar HV-30 ecotype Madison, WI linkage group LG6, Vvil1.0, whole genome shotgun sequence genome encodes these proteins:
- the LOC131612081 gene encoding E3 ubiquitin-protein ligase At1g63170-like codes for MNTSTSTPSPPPHSPSGDTEPFLLRTRRSLSRTPPPPLRTAARFFRRASSERMMLREPSLRVRERAAAEVEERQSEWAYSKPVVTLDVGWNLSFLVVSAVVLWGSRKEEVCVPLRVWILGYLLQGLVHSLFVVLEFRRRRRRSNRFEDDSSSWSFSSESGSDVASEQFLENQENSILKYIESANTVLSFVWWILGFYWVTAGGQSLTRDSPQLYWLCIIFLAFDVAIVVICVTAACLIGIAVCCFLPCILAILYAVTDQEGATKEEIDLLPKYKFRIIKEFKKDGDAQESSRGVMTECDSDLASEHIIALEDAECCICLSAYDDGAELRELPCNHHFHCACIDKWLLINSTCPLCKFNILSTDNLQQV; via the exons ATGAACACATCAACCTCAACACCTTCTCCTCCACCGCATTCCCCCTCCGGCGACACCGAACCCTTCCTCCTCCGCACTCGCCGCTCCCTCAGCCGCACTCCACCTCCGCCACTCCGTACCGCCGCTCGTTTCTTCCGTCGAGCTAGCTCAGAGCGAATGATGCTCCGTGAACCGTCGTTGCGTGTCCGGGAGAGGGCGGCGGCGGAGGTGGAAGAGCGGCAGAGTGAGTGGGCTTACTCGAAGCCGGTGGTGACACTTGACGTGGGGTGGAATTTGTCGTTTTTGGTGGTTAGTGCTGTTGTTTTGTGGGGTAGTAGGAAGGAGGAGGTGTGTGTGCCTCTTAGGGTGTGGATTTTGGGGTACTTGTTGCAGGGATTGGTTCAttctttgtttgttgttttggaATTTAGAAGGAGGAGAAGGAGGAGTAACCGTTTTGAAGATGATTCTTCTTCTTGGAGTTTTAGTTCTGAGAGTGGTTCTGATGTTGCTTCTGAGCAGTTTTTGGAGAATCAGGAAAATAG TATCTTGAAGTACATAGAGTCGGCGAATACTGTTCTATCATTCGTATGGTGGATTCTTGGATTCTACTGGGTAACTGCTGGTGGCCAGAGTTTGACAAGGGATTCGCCTCAGCTTTATTG GCTTTGTATCATATTTCTTGCTTTTGACGTTGCGATTGTTGTGATCTGTGTTACTGCTGCGTGTCTCATTGGAATCGCCGTTTGCTGTTTTCTTCCATGCATACTTGCTATTTTGTATGCAGTGACTGATCAG GAAGGGGCAACTAAGGAAGAGATTGACCtgttgccaaaatataagttcaGAATAATAAAGGAATTTAAGAAAGATGGCGATGCCCAAGAATCGTCCAGAGGAGTGATGACTGAATGTGACAGCGATTTAGCTTCTGAGCATATTATTGCCTTAGAAGATGCA GAATGTTGTATCTGTCTTTCTGCCTATGACGATGGAGCTGAACTTAGAGAACTTCCTTGCAACCACCATTTTCATTGCGCATGCATCGACAAATGGCTGCTCATCAATTCTACCTGTCCTCTCTGCAAGTTTAACATTTTGAGCACCGATAACCTCCAACAAGTTTGA
- the LOC131612082 gene encoding BON1-associated protein 1-like, translated as MSHTLEITILNAENLHVNNENYIKKNAFVSLWSDSSSTNENCYSTKENSEECDGGNCVSWNEKLVIEVPLKSRFIIADVKYKTSWGNIKSVGMTRIPVSDLHVHDNHVQFLSYRLWDSKVRRNGVINISVRVKAMEYSFPVTGIPVAGNGSGEIVTGFPVWLSNHQRNC; from the coding sequence ATGTCTCATACTCTAGAAATCACAATTTTAAATGCTGAAAACCTCCACGTGAATAATGAAAACTACATAAAGAAAAATGCATTTGTTTCTCTTTGGTCTGATTCAAGTTCAACCAATGAAAATTGTTACTCCACCAAAGAAAACTCAGAAGAATGTGATGGTGGAAACTGTGTTTCATGGAACGAGAAGCTTGTAATAGAAGTGCCATTGAAGTCAAGGTTTATAATAGCTGATGTGAAATACAAAACATCATGGGGGAATATTAAGAGTGTTGGAATGACAAGAATACCAGTTTCAGATTTGCATGTGCATGATAATCATGTTCAGTTTTTGAGTTATAGGTTATGGGACAGTAAGGTTAGGAGAAATGGTGTTATCAATATTTCAGTGAGGGTGAAAGCAATGGAATATTCTTTTCCGGTAACCGGAATTCCGGTCGCTGGCAATGGTTCCGGTGAGATTGTAACTGGGTTTCCAGTTTGGTTGAGCAATCATCAAAGAAACTGTTAA